From Posidoniimonas corsicana, one genomic window encodes:
- a CDS encoding efflux RND transporter periplasmic adaptor subunit — translation MATTPASRTNAPGSATAPRAAGDVWSDFAAELAVLTELARTADTAEAFYSEALRRTAAALAAEGGAVWSIQKDGRLRQVTLISPADRPGDFSQRVRHEELLASVAQSGKPRVLAANSEAEDPSASNPLPYTLIVAPVTPPRSEVAALIELMLQPGAAPSAYRGAEQLLCAVCEVAADHHTLSDLGELRSVCQDQRRLLTLAERVHGGLSLNHTAAAIANEARSAIGCGRVSVLERRGGGSRLLSISGVDRPDRRSRTLRGLQELAAVCCRLGDPLYLSEDQDEALPQASDALHRHADEANARQVAVVPLLGAGADEETPPIVGALVAENFTGADTLLARDRVAEVARICGVALGNALEHEATPLIGLTRSLRGVTRPSAMGRGAIAATALALAGAALLFVPAELRIDARGELQPAERRNIFAPGDGVVQQIAVEHGEQVAAGDLLIELRDPQLDLELNRIEGQRQTTQRQLEAVRATRSSIDTRSADRAEAYRLSAEEQQLGQRLKSLDAQRDLLLEQQRSLSVTSPVDGMVVTWELEDSLRGRPVERGQNLMSVADTAGEWRVELQLPDDRIGYLIDAQREDVGKPLQVEYRLGSQEEGFFRGEVARISERADAPARGAADGSERTIDVVVTPQAGDLSAENPEVRPGASVRARVLCGEHSLGYVLTHDLVNALRVWWEF, via the coding sequence ATGGCCACTACCCCCGCCAGCCGCACCAACGCCCCCGGCAGCGCTACAGCCCCGCGCGCAGCGGGCGATGTGTGGAGCGACTTCGCCGCTGAGCTGGCGGTGCTGACCGAGCTAGCACGCACCGCCGACACGGCCGAGGCGTTCTACTCCGAGGCGCTGCGGCGGACGGCCGCCGCGTTGGCCGCCGAGGGCGGGGCGGTCTGGTCGATTCAAAAGGACGGCCGACTGCGTCAGGTGACGCTGATCTCGCCCGCCGATCGCCCTGGCGACTTTTCGCAGCGGGTTCGGCATGAGGAGCTGCTGGCGTCGGTCGCGCAGTCGGGGAAGCCGCGCGTGCTGGCGGCCAATTCCGAGGCCGAAGATCCGTCCGCGTCCAACCCGCTCCCATACACACTGATTGTCGCCCCGGTCACGCCGCCGCGTTCTGAAGTCGCGGCTCTTATCGAGCTGATGCTCCAGCCGGGCGCCGCGCCGTCGGCGTACCGCGGCGCCGAACAGCTGCTCTGCGCAGTGTGCGAAGTCGCCGCCGATCATCACACCCTGTCGGACCTGGGCGAGCTTCGCTCGGTCTGCCAGGATCAGCGACGGCTGCTGACGCTCGCCGAACGCGTGCACGGGGGCCTTTCGCTCAACCACACCGCGGCGGCCATCGCCAACGAGGCCCGCAGCGCCATCGGCTGCGGACGGGTCAGCGTGCTGGAACGGCGGGGCGGCGGGAGCCGCCTGCTGTCGATCAGCGGCGTCGACCGCCCCGATCGCCGCTCGCGGACGCTACGCGGGCTGCAGGAGCTGGCGGCGGTCTGCTGCCGGCTCGGCGACCCTCTCTACCTGTCCGAGGATCAGGACGAAGCCCTGCCGCAGGCGTCCGACGCGCTGCACCGCCACGCCGACGAGGCCAACGCACGGCAGGTCGCCGTGGTGCCGCTGCTCGGCGCCGGGGCCGACGAGGAGACTCCGCCGATTGTCGGCGCCCTGGTTGCAGAAAACTTTACCGGCGCCGACACGCTCCTAGCGCGTGATCGGGTGGCGGAGGTCGCCCGCATCTGCGGCGTAGCGCTGGGCAACGCGTTGGAGCATGAAGCCACCCCGCTGATCGGGTTGACCCGATCACTGCGGGGCGTGACGCGGCCCTCTGCCATGGGCAGGGGGGCCATCGCTGCAACGGCGCTGGCGTTAGCCGGCGCGGCGTTGCTGTTTGTCCCAGCCGAGCTGCGCATCGACGCCCGCGGCGAGCTTCAACCGGCCGAACGACGCAACATCTTCGCGCCCGGCGATGGCGTTGTGCAGCAGATCGCTGTTGAGCACGGCGAACAGGTGGCCGCGGGCGACCTGCTCATCGAACTCCGCGACCCGCAGCTCGACCTGGAGCTCAATCGGATTGAGGGGCAGCGGCAGACCACGCAGCGCCAGCTCGAGGCGGTCCGCGCGACGCGTTCCAGCATCGATACTCGTAGCGCCGACCGGGCCGAGGCGTACCGGCTCAGCGCTGAAGAGCAGCAGCTCGGCCAGCGGCTCAAAAGCCTCGACGCGCAGCGCGATCTGCTGCTCGAGCAGCAGCGCTCGCTGTCGGTCACCAGCCCGGTCGACGGGATGGTTGTCACGTGGGAGTTGGAGGACTCGCTCCGCGGGCGGCCGGTCGAACGCGGGCAGAACCTGATGAGCGTCGCGGACACCGCCGGCGAGTGGCGGGTCGAGTTGCAGCTGCCCGACGACCGCATCGGGTACCTCATCGACGCCCAGCGGGAGGACGTTGGGAAGCCGCTGCAGGTAGAGTACCGACTCGGGAGCCAGGAGGAAGGGTTCTTCCGTGGCGAGGTTGCAAGGATTTCCGAGCGCGCCGACGCGCCCGCTCGCGGCGCTGCCGACGGCTCAGAACGCACCATCGACGTTGTAGTTACGCCACAGGCGGGCGATCTATCGGCAGAGAATCCTGAGGTCCGGCCCGGCGCATCGGTGCGAGCCCGTGTCCTGTGCGGCGAGCACTCGCTGGGTTACGTGCTGACACACGACCTTGTCAACGCCTTGCGTGTCTGGTGGGAGTTCTAG
- a CDS encoding efflux RND transporter periplasmic adaptor subunit, with protein sequence MSVLRYSRLITAVVLLLVAGPARGQSNSNDAPVNVDSVVLRLLHEANAPAQRAGVLTKLLAKEGDVVRKGDVLAELDERDAALVEQSARLELEIAKRKAENDIQVRFAAKANEVAAAELRRSEESVRSFPKSVSRSQMDVERLEVEKTALEREQAEHNQELSTMEVDVKKSAVNAARLERLLRRIAAPLDGVVVDAPAKLGEWLEPGQLAFRLVNVSRLKAEGFVTASDARRIAAGDQARLRLPGEEQEFTGRVVFVSPEIDPINNQVRVWAEIDNGQQLLRPGQHAEMAIEQANP encoded by the coding sequence ATGAGCGTCCTTCGCTACTCACGGCTGATCACTGCGGTCGTCCTGCTTCTCGTCGCCGGTCCGGCGCGTGGCCAGTCGAACAGCAACGACGCGCCCGTGAACGTTGATTCGGTTGTGCTCCGTTTGCTCCACGAGGCGAACGCTCCCGCCCAGCGCGCAGGTGTGCTCACCAAGCTCCTGGCGAAGGAGGGGGACGTGGTGCGCAAGGGAGATGTGTTGGCGGAACTGGACGAACGCGACGCGGCGCTTGTCGAGCAGTCGGCCCGGCTGGAGCTCGAGATCGCCAAACGCAAGGCAGAGAACGACATCCAGGTCCGGTTTGCAGCCAAGGCGAACGAGGTGGCGGCGGCCGAGCTGCGACGCAGCGAGGAGTCGGTCCGCAGCTTCCCGAAGAGCGTGTCCCGTTCGCAGATGGATGTCGAGCGGCTCGAGGTTGAGAAGACGGCGCTCGAACGCGAGCAGGCCGAGCACAACCAGGAGCTCTCGACGATGGAGGTCGACGTGAAGAAGTCGGCAGTAAACGCCGCCCGGCTCGAACGCCTGCTGCGGCGGATTGCGGCGCCGCTGGACGGCGTGGTGGTTGACGCGCCCGCCAAGCTGGGCGAGTGGCTGGAGCCGGGCCAGCTCGCGTTCCGCCTGGTGAATGTCAGCCGACTGAAGGCCGAAGGCTTTGTCACCGCGTCCGACGCCCGCCGCATCGCCGCCGGCGATCAGGCGCGGCTGCGGCTGCCGGGCGAAGAACAGGAGTTCACCGGGCGCGTTGTGTTCGTCAGTCCGGAGATCGACCCCATCAACAACCAGGTGCGGGTATGGGCCGAGATCGACAACGGGCAGCAGCTGCTGCGCCCCGGGCAGCACGCCGAGATGGCCATCGAGCAGGCTAACCCCTGA
- a CDS encoding efflux RND transporter periplasmic adaptor subunit: MSPSTNNRPLLLRARPDVVAAAVRVAGSPRWVVTDPVTLEHYDLSDQEYTLLTCLTDGVSLRDLQRAFEARFAPRRITLEQVWEFVSRLHRSGLAVSTAAGQGERLVEKRNEHRREELSWAWTRLLAIRLPGLRADPLVGRLHTLVSWAFTPLAALAALTLVLWAAAIVVADYAAFVAGMPSLAELARPENLAALWVTAVGVKVLHELGHALACKHYGGRVHEMGVLILAFTPAMYTDVSDLWRLPSRRKRMIVTAAGIGVELLLAALAAIVWRYTDAGLAHTVALNVMIVCTVGTLLINANPLLRYDGYYLLSDLTETSNLWQRSREAVALLWGDWLTSRDTPRPPIRPWWLPLYGAASQLYMVVVLVSIVWVLALALRPFRLENLAYAAGAVALAASVSGPLRRAWRTGRNPIARRRIRRGRAAVAMLGVGVAAAALWFVPIRFTAEGEAVVALDRGATVVTTTPGTLVSAAALGDRVQQGDVIARLENSQLKREIAELESRLKEEELRLRQLQSVRARDPQASSQIPAAESMAADLREQVRKLREESDRLVLRAPRAGVLVAGERANADPRPDRATLARWAGSPLDHANLGAWLEAASVVCEVGDPSAPIAEASLGEDDIELVAPGQSVAIAWRQTPGEVTRGRVAAVSRRVVWPEEDSAGPHAAAAPHYQVRIELHDPPAALRVGGEGRVKIDTGATNLGAWAVTRLRQLFRLP; encoded by the coding sequence ATGTCACCCTCAACCAACAACCGCCCCTTGCTGCTCCGTGCCCGTCCCGACGTGGTCGCGGCGGCGGTGCGCGTGGCCGGCTCGCCGCGGTGGGTGGTGACCGACCCGGTGACCCTCGAGCACTACGACCTGAGCGATCAGGAGTACACACTGCTGACGTGCCTGACCGATGGGGTCAGCCTGCGGGACCTGCAGCGGGCGTTCGAGGCCCGGTTTGCGCCGCGGAGGATCACATTGGAGCAGGTGTGGGAATTTGTCAGCCGCCTGCACCGCTCGGGGCTCGCGGTCTCGACCGCGGCGGGGCAGGGAGAGCGGCTGGTTGAGAAACGCAACGAGCACCGCCGTGAAGAACTCTCCTGGGCGTGGACGCGGCTGCTCGCCATTCGCTTGCCAGGGCTGCGGGCCGACCCGCTGGTAGGACGCCTGCACACGCTGGTGAGCTGGGCGTTCACTCCGCTCGCCGCGCTGGCGGCGTTGACGCTCGTGTTGTGGGCGGCGGCGATCGTCGTAGCCGACTACGCGGCGTTCGTGGCCGGCATGCCGTCGCTTGCCGAGTTGGCGCGACCCGAAAACCTGGCAGCGCTGTGGGTCACGGCCGTCGGCGTTAAAGTATTGCACGAATTGGGGCACGCACTCGCCTGCAAACACTACGGGGGCCGGGTGCACGAGATGGGCGTGTTGATCCTGGCGTTCACGCCCGCGATGTACACAGACGTTTCTGATCTGTGGCGACTGCCGAGCCGGCGCAAGAGGATGATAGTTACCGCGGCGGGGATTGGCGTCGAACTCCTGCTGGCGGCGTTGGCGGCGATCGTCTGGCGGTACACAGACGCGGGCCTCGCCCACACCGTGGCGCTGAACGTGATGATCGTCTGCACGGTCGGCACGCTGCTGATCAACGCCAACCCGCTCCTGCGGTACGACGGCTACTACCTGCTGTCCGACCTGACCGAGACCTCCAACCTGTGGCAGAGGTCCCGCGAGGCGGTCGCCCTGCTGTGGGGCGATTGGCTCACGAGCCGCGACACGCCCCGCCCGCCGATCCGACCGTGGTGGCTGCCGCTGTACGGCGCCGCGTCGCAGCTCTACATGGTCGTGGTGCTGGTGTCGATTGTCTGGGTGCTCGCCCTTGCGTTACGCCCGTTCCGTCTCGAGAACCTTGCATACGCAGCGGGTGCGGTCGCATTGGCGGCGTCGGTATCGGGGCCGCTGCGGCGGGCGTGGCGGACCGGGCGGAACCCCATCGCCCGGCGGCGTATCCGCCGCGGCCGCGCTGCCGTGGCGATGTTGGGCGTTGGTGTCGCGGCCGCCGCGCTCTGGTTCGTTCCCATCCGTTTTACAGCCGAGGGAGAAGCCGTCGTCGCGTTGGACCGTGGCGCGACCGTCGTGACAACGACTCCCGGCACGCTCGTGTCGGCGGCGGCGCTCGGCGACCGCGTCCAACAGGGCGATGTCATCGCCCGGTTGGAGAACTCCCAGCTGAAGCGGGAAATCGCGGAGCTAGAGTCGCGGCTTAAGGAAGAGGAGCTGCGACTGCGTCAGCTCCAGTCGGTTCGGGCCCGCGACCCGCAGGCGAGCAGCCAGATCCCCGCGGCCGAGTCGATGGCCGCCGACCTGCGGGAGCAGGTCCGCAAGCTCCGCGAAGAGTCTGATCGGCTGGTGCTGAGGGCGCCGCGGGCGGGGGTGCTGGTGGCTGGCGAGCGGGCAAATGCAGACCCGCGCCCGGATCGGGCGACCCTTGCGCGTTGGGCAGGATCGCCGTTGGACCACGCCAATCTCGGCGCGTGGCTCGAAGCGGCGTCGGTTGTTTGTGAGGTTGGCGACCCATCGGCCCCAATCGCCGAGGCATCGCTCGGCGAGGACGACATCGAGCTCGTAGCGCCCGGCCAATCGGTTGCCATCGCCTGGCGGCAGACGCCGGGCGAGGTCACCCGGGGACGGGTAGCAGCCGTGTCCCGCCGCGTGGTGTGGCCGGAAGAGGACTCCGCCGGTCCGCACGCTGCCGCCGCGCCGCACTACCAGGTGCGGATCGAGCTGCACGACCCGCCGGCAGCGCTACGGGTAGGCGGTGAGGGCCGGGTGAAGATCGACACCGGGGCCACAAACCTAGGCGCATGGGCGGTGACCCGACTTCGGCAGCTGTTCCGGTTGCCGTAG
- a CDS encoding PKD domain-containing protein produces the protein MGPTSWMARVVRFARSLRADIWGDPRPRWSQRPQLRPDELSVRRLEPRRVLAASIQTLAVPAEAVEGDTVEVSAEATGGGALQFDWTITRNSNVIAQGSGQDFTFQPQDDGEYDVALRVTDASDASQAYAEGTVTVANAKPFISQLSATPIPVSGVTTLTGVLSDPGGDDTHTLQINWGDPSDPANSQTIDLSSPPPGVDYNPATGAFSIDHQYANGQPAGVLRINVKATDDDGGEFYALASGVAGNSAPEFSGLSATPITENGVTLLTGVVTDPDPEDLLTLQINWGHPESPNNAQLIDLADPPPGVSYDPTTGSFSVEHQYLDNPASGVFRINVKATDGTGGEFNALTAGRVENAPPTLSGLTATSIDENGVTVLAGVLDDPGTLDTHRLEIDWGDPLSPGNTQLIDLENPPLGVHYDPTTGVFTVEHQYLDDNPSITPVDVTTISVKAVDNDGASVVADASVQISNVAPGVEELAATSLQENGYTTLTGRVVDPGSQDTHRLVITWGDPASPGHLQVINLASPPPGVDYNPADGGFRITHQYLDDNPSGTGWDAYSIRVNVLDDDGGTSFATTTVVVTNVPPALAEINAHDVDENGVTTLSGKIVDPGTLDTFTLTVDWGDGATEQYTTDPDGEGVSLLEPTGGVSYDPTTREFSIKHRYLDDNPSGTPTDAYTISVDVLDDDGGAAQATTDITVRNVAPSLVGVDANNVSENGVTTLTGKIVDPGTLDTFTLTVNWDDGTVEEFTTDPGGTGISLLDPPDGVTYDAGTREFTIQHRYLDDDPTGTPSDPYTIRLTLVDDDADMAVDAKTITVANAAPVIGDTPDVNVDEGQQLFIGPHAGGAGVMIPGIMFEDAGTLDTHTATINWGDGSMGEDLVVLQNDGSEIRTGILIGSHTYADNGAYTVTVTITDDDGGQDVETFVVNVINVDPTLTGVEGLQVDEGQAVTLAGLGVGLADPGFDNPLNTGDPSNGGELQETFVGMQVDWGDGSAPMSVSIVDRVSGSPGVPTTAAFSHDVHYYADDGVYRVSVTMSDDDGGAVTRTFEILVENVAPALVLTDQMFVINEGDTLVIPHLGSFTDPGARNDLNPNGASDETFSYTIDWGDGTCEKLHLPVSVVDGGPGVGKTGNLLAGHDHTYADNDADSRYTITVTLHDDDGGYDKQSFEITVNNVNPTIEPLTPGELIDDDYMPGILVDAMDLEGDGVTYLVLRFSDPGADTYDVWIDWGDKLYLPEGDQRFVKATPINWSESTDGVTLLFSYPYTGPPDPLNPAAPIEITAIVVDDDYAAATGDELVFGPETTFLIEPGRSDPGQAVITNPGIEDTNVAIDTTPDIALLEFPQLAEYIEPPAPQVSVDLNQQTQDVEASAGELSATSERVWVIRTVAPDGELGEPVRLKPDALDRLPELFAKLPDGHYQILVIRTENNTSRLVMDFVIRGGRPIDVTDDSDGARDRPPTEEQVDPPAESVQAPIEIDAREVPAEIVDPQQNGQTQPPGEPTVLTGQRRQSEAQLTAGAAVAFGLARTRQGEWRRRVEDALQHADEEDWKLLNLLRRRPR, from the coding sequence ATGGGTCCGACCTCCTGGATGGCGCGTGTGGTGCGGTTTGCCCGATCGCTGCGCGCCGACATCTGGGGCGACCCCCGCCCGCGCTGGTCGCAGCGCCCGCAACTGCGCCCCGACGAGTTGTCGGTCCGTCGGCTCGAGCCACGCCGTGTGCTTGCCGCCAGCATCCAGACCCTGGCCGTGCCTGCCGAGGCGGTCGAGGGTGACACCGTTGAGGTTAGCGCCGAGGCGACCGGCGGCGGAGCCCTGCAGTTCGACTGGACCATCACGCGGAACTCCAACGTCATTGCCCAGGGCTCCGGGCAGGACTTTACGTTCCAGCCCCAGGACGACGGCGAGTACGACGTCGCATTGCGGGTGACGGACGCGTCCGACGCGTCGCAGGCTTACGCCGAGGGTACGGTCACCGTTGCGAACGCCAAACCGTTCATCTCGCAGCTCTCCGCGACGCCAATCCCGGTGAGCGGCGTCACCACGCTTACCGGCGTGTTGTCCGACCCCGGCGGCGACGACACCCACACGCTGCAGATCAACTGGGGCGATCCCTCCGACCCGGCCAACTCGCAGACCATCGACCTCTCGAGCCCCCCGCCTGGCGTCGACTACAACCCGGCAACCGGCGCGTTTTCCATCGATCACCAGTACGCCAACGGCCAGCCGGCGGGTGTGCTGCGGATCAATGTCAAAGCCACCGACGACGATGGCGGAGAGTTCTACGCGCTCGCTTCAGGCGTGGCGGGCAATTCGGCGCCAGAGTTCTCTGGCCTGTCCGCCACGCCGATCACCGAGAATGGAGTCACCTTGCTGACCGGCGTCGTGACCGACCCCGACCCGGAGGATTTGCTAACGCTGCAGATTAATTGGGGCCACCCCGAGTCTCCAAACAACGCGCAGCTGATCGACCTCGCCGACCCGCCCCCTGGCGTCAGCTACGATCCCACCACGGGCTCCTTCTCGGTCGAGCACCAGTACCTCGACAACCCGGCCTCAGGCGTGTTCCGGATCAACGTCAAGGCGACCGACGGCACCGGCGGCGAGTTCAACGCCCTCACTGCCGGTCGGGTAGAGAATGCGCCGCCGACACTGTCGGGCCTGACGGCGACTTCCATTGACGAGAACGGCGTCACGGTGCTGGCTGGCGTGCTGGACGACCCTGGCACGCTCGACACCCACAGGCTGGAGATCGATTGGGGCGACCCTCTCTCGCCAGGCAATACCCAGTTGATCGACCTCGAGAACCCGCCGCTGGGCGTTCACTACGACCCGACCACCGGCGTGTTCACGGTCGAGCACCAGTACCTGGATGACAACCCCAGCATCACCCCCGTCGATGTGACCACCATTTCCGTCAAGGCAGTCGACAACGACGGGGCCTCGGTCGTCGCCGACGCGTCGGTGCAGATCAGCAACGTCGCGCCGGGCGTTGAGGAATTGGCCGCGACGAGCCTGCAAGAGAACGGCTACACGACGCTCACCGGACGGGTGGTCGACCCTGGGTCTCAGGACACCCACCGGCTGGTCATCACCTGGGGCGATCCCGCGTCGCCAGGGCACCTGCAGGTGATCAACCTTGCGAGCCCTCCGCCTGGCGTCGACTACAACCCGGCAGACGGCGGCTTCCGCATCACCCACCAGTACCTCGACGACAACCCCTCCGGCACAGGGTGGGACGCGTACTCGATTCGCGTGAACGTCCTGGACGACGACGGCGGGACCTCGTTCGCGACGACCACCGTGGTGGTCACCAACGTCCCGCCGGCGCTGGCCGAGATCAACGCGCACGATGTTGACGAGAACGGCGTCACCACGCTCAGCGGCAAGATCGTTGATCCCGGCACGCTGGACACGTTCACGCTGACGGTCGACTGGGGCGACGGCGCTACCGAGCAGTACACGACCGACCCTGATGGCGAGGGGGTCAGCCTGTTGGAGCCAACCGGAGGCGTGTCGTACGATCCCACGACGCGTGAGTTCTCCATCAAGCACCGCTACCTCGACGACAACCCCAGCGGCACCCCAACCGACGCGTACACCATCAGCGTCGACGTCCTAGACGACGACGGCGGCGCCGCGCAGGCGACCACCGACATCACCGTCCGCAACGTTGCGCCGTCGCTGGTAGGGGTCGACGCCAATAACGTGAGCGAGAACGGCGTCACCACGCTTACCGGCAAGATCGTCGACCCGGGCACGCTGGACACCTTCACCCTAACCGTCAACTGGGACGACGGCACGGTTGAGGAGTTCACGACCGACCCAGGAGGAACGGGGATCAGCCTGCTCGACCCGCCGGATGGCGTTACCTACGACGCCGGGACCCGCGAGTTCACCATCCAGCACCGCTACCTAGACGACGACCCGACCGGCACCCCCAGCGACCCGTACACCATCCGCCTGACCCTCGTCGACGACGACGCCGACATGGCGGTCGACGCCAAGACAATCACCGTCGCCAACGCCGCGCCCGTCATCGGCGACACGCCCGACGTTAACGTCGACGAGGGGCAGCAGCTGTTCATCGGCCCCCACGCGGGCGGCGCCGGCGTGATGATCCCCGGCATCATGTTCGAGGACGCCGGAACGCTCGACACCCACACGGCGACCATAAACTGGGGCGATGGCTCGATGGGCGAGGACCTCGTGGTCCTGCAGAACGACGGTTCCGAGATCCGCACCGGCATCCTGATCGGCAGCCACACCTATGCCGACAACGGCGCCTACACGGTCACCGTCACCATCACCGACGACGACGGCGGCCAGGATGTCGAGACGTTCGTCGTGAACGTGATCAACGTCGACCCTACGCTTACCGGCGTCGAGGGACTGCAGGTCGACGAGGGGCAGGCCGTCACGCTGGCCGGGCTAGGCGTCGGCCTTGCCGACCCCGGCTTTGACAACCCGCTCAACACCGGCGACCCGAGCAACGGCGGCGAACTCCAAGAGACCTTCGTCGGCATGCAGGTCGACTGGGGGGATGGCTCGGCGCCCATGAGCGTCAGCATCGTCGACCGCGTCAGCGGATCGCCCGGAGTGCCCACCACGGCCGCCTTCTCTCACGATGTTCACTACTACGCGGACGACGGCGTCTACAGGGTGAGCGTCACGATGAGCGACGACGACGGCGGCGCCGTGACCCGCACGTTCGAGATCCTGGTGGAGAATGTCGCCCCGGCGCTCGTCCTGACCGACCAGATGTTCGTCATCAACGAGGGGGACACGCTGGTCATTCCTCACCTGGGGAGCTTCACCGACCCAGGGGCCAGGAACGACCTCAACCCCAACGGCGCCTCCGATGAGACGTTCAGCTACACCATCGACTGGGGCGATGGAACTTGCGAGAAACTCCACCTGCCGGTGTCGGTGGTGGACGGCGGCCCCGGCGTCGGCAAGACCGGAAACCTGCTGGCCGGGCACGACCACACCTACGCCGACAACGACGCCGACAGCCGCTACACGATCACCGTCACCCTGCACGACGACGACGGCGGCTACGACAAGCAGAGCTTCGAGATCACGGTCAACAACGTCAACCCGACCATCGAGCCGCTGACGCCGGGCGAACTCATCGACGACGACTACATGCCGGGGATCCTGGTTGACGCCATGGACCTGGAAGGCGACGGCGTGACCTACCTGGTGCTCCGCTTCAGCGACCCCGGGGCCGACACGTACGACGTGTGGATCGACTGGGGCGACAAGCTCTACCTGCCCGAGGGCGACCAGCGGTTCGTCAAAGCCACGCCAATCAACTGGTCGGAGTCCACGGACGGCGTGACGCTGCTGTTCTCGTACCCGTACACCGGCCCGCCGGACCCCCTCAATCCGGCGGCGCCGATCGAGATCACAGCCATCGTCGTCGACGACGACTACGCCGCCGCCACGGGCGACGAGTTGGTGTTTGGTCCAGAGACCACCTTCCTGATCGAGCCCGGCCGCAGCGATCCGGGCCAGGCCGTGATCACGAACCCGGGCATCGAGGACACCAACGTAGCGATCGACACCACGCCGGACATCGCACTGCTAGAGTTCCCCCAGCTGGCGGAGTACATCGAGCCGCCGGCGCCTCAGGTCAGCGTCGACCTGAACCAGCAGACGCAAGACGTCGAGGCCTCCGCCGGCGAGCTCTCGGCCACAAGCGAACGGGTGTGGGTGATCCGCACGGTCGCCCCGGACGGCGAGCTCGGCGAACCGGTGCGGCTCAAGCCCGACGCGCTAGACCGGCTGCCCGAACTGTTCGCCAAGCTCCCCGACGGGCACTACCAGATCCTGGTCATCCGCACGGAGAACAACACCAGCCGGCTTGTGATGGACTTTGTGATCCGCGGCGGGCGGCCAATCGACGTGACCGACGACTCCGACGGCGCCCGCGACCGGCCCCCCACCGAAGAGCAGGTGGACCCGCCGGCCGAGTCAGTCCAGGCGCCAATCGAGATCGACGCACGCGAGGTTCCCGCGGAGATCGTCGACCCGCAGCAGAACGGCCAAACGCAGCCGCCGGGCGAGCCGACGGTGCTGACCGGTCAGCGGCGGCAGTCCGAAGCCCAGCTCACGGCGGGGGCCGCGGTTGCGTTTGGACTCGCCCGCACCCGTCAGGGCGAATGGCGGCGGCGTGTCGAGGACGCGCTGCAGCACGCCGACGAAGAGGATTGGAAGCTGCTGAACCTGCTCCGTCGCCGCCCACGTTAG